Proteins encoded together in one Ogataea parapolymorpha DL-1 chromosome III, whole genome shotgun sequence window:
- a CDS encoding Component of the RSC chromatin remodeling complex: MYNIKSYTPPSHESRNGSEMPIVTPVRVMPLEPVASRDQEMRFLESNRQLKNDVYNYYNVSGTNYKGPPEVERIQLAFESGIDEEIDYYLGHLVFISKDNPELLKFKSGFAFLIEPLSRFFDCKAFDPQAENGDINRSLDAALIIRNTVQDIDNSQVISMNFKIKEVLMKIVNHRVILDNCFTSESYEQLKELLRYSMDIIEAISSYLAPAPLDDPMFLSLTNLLQTVQDRSVIITALRSLSRLMYNTRKEGDAADHLDDELVDRVVSYLAFAVNEDNDNDELLITALDFLYQFILPGRSAKLLKNPTNCFVLQTFLPRLLTYKQKYKTEFTQEMPMLKLAKRSREDSPTNPPPLPENLITSLNNLPEPNRATAWMRCSYRATEEGDVTQISLWRSYEAQFQKYSSAGSNLRLLPAVDFIKNVQHAFPNSNAMVLTLPDGTRKFIIKGIEPRAVPVDIDQGKVEALTDRAAASDHGGSSKNNKQEPYHPVQYNFNDSLALTEINTSASLLITELMATKKGQELFVGHKEKLLDSVLKVPKLLPYIHEALQKLDY, encoded by the coding sequence ATGTATAATATCAAGTCATACACACCGCCTTCACACGAATCGCGCAACGGCAGTGAAATGCCAATTGTGACGCCAGTGCGTGTCATGCCTCTGGAGCCGGTGGCTTCCAGAGACCAGGAGATGCGCTTTTTAGAGAGTAATAGACAGCTCAAAAACGATGTATACAACTACTACAATGTGTCTGGCACCAACTACAAGGGTCCTCCTGAGGTGGAACGAATCCAATTGGCATTTGAATCTGGTATTGACGAAGAGATTGATTACTATCTTGGACACCTTGTCTTCATTTCCAAGGATAATCCGGAACTTCTAAAGTTCAAAAGCGGTTTTGCATTTTTAATTGAGCCCCTATCACGGTTTTTTGACTGCAAAGCCTTTGATCCCCAGGCCGAAAATGGGGACATCAATAGATCTCTTGATGCCGCTTTGATAATCCGCAATACTGTCCAAGACATTGACAACTCGCAGGTCATTTCAATGAATTTCAAGATTAAAGAGGTTCTCATGAAGATTGTGAACCATCGAGTTATTTTGGATAATTGTTTTACTAGCGAATCATATGAGCAACTTAAAGAGCTTCTCAGGTACTCGATGGATATCATAGAGGCTATATCTTCATATTTGGCGCCTGCCCCGCTGGACGATCCCATGTTTTTGTCCCTTACAAATCTTCTACAAACCGTGCAGGATCGATCTGTGATAATCACCGCACTCAGATCATTGAGTAGACTCATGTACAACACTAGGAAGGAAGGCGATGCTGCCGATCATCTagacgacgagcttgtggacCGCGTGGTCTCATACCTTGCTTTTGCCGTGAATGAGGATAATGATAACGATGAGTTGCTCATTACGGCATTGGATTTCCTATATCAATTTATTTTGCCAGGACGCTCGGcaaagctgttgaagaaTCCTACTAACTGCTTTGTCTTGCAAACTTTCCTCCCAAGACTGCTGACTTACAAGCAAAAGTACAAAACTGAATTTACGCAGGAAATGCCTATGTTGAAACTTGCAAAAAGATCAAGAGAGGACAGTCCGACGAACCCTCCTCCTTTACCAGAAAATCTAATAACTTCCCTGAACAACCTTCCGGAACCTAACAGGGCCACAGCTTGGATGAGATGCTCGTATAGGGCGACTGAGGAAGGAGATGTGACACAAATTTCCCTATGGAGATCATATGAAGCACAGTTTCAAAAGTATTCTTCAGCAGGATCAAACTTGCGTTTGCTTCCTGCCGTTGATTTTATCAAAAATGTACAACACGCGTTCCCAAATTCCAATGCAATGGTATTGACTTTACCTGACGGAACACGAAAATTCATTATCAAGGGAATTGAACCGAGAGCTGTACCTGTCGATATTGACCAAGGCAAGGTTGAGGCACTGACAGATAGAGCTGCTGCATCGGACCATGGTGGAAGttccaagaacaacaagcaAGAACCATACCATCCAGTACAATACAATTTCAACGACAGCCTGGCCTTGACGGAAATAAATACCTCTGCTAGCTTGTTGATTACTGAGCTAATGGCGACGAAAAAAGGCcaggagctgtttgttGGACACAAAGAAAAGTTGCTAGACAGTGTACTGAAGGTTCCTAAGCTTCTACCTTACATCCACGAGGCGCTTCAAAAACTAGATTATTAA
- a CDS encoding DNA excision repair protein ERCC-1 → MDTDSSSFASILANVAKMRQKEGDENLEQDKADSAVLPKPERSKSTFDRVIDAPSLRPAQNEASVRVRPTRDSSPQIIIRGSNQEDKRVDSAKYTTLKKQTFGAIQINQNQTGNPLLQSLKQVAYEFNAKVKDVDYLINSHCVVVFLSLRYHKLHPEYIYNKIKKITYNGSNRRLNRILLVLVDVDNSNDSIRELNKLCLFNELNLVLAWSFQQCADYLTFLKQCELNVGNQLIKGAAKTDSIANDADYYQRIVDMMTSIRSINKTDSIKLISRFKSFKNLCEEANEYNLEEISGMGHNKIERLLKVINDPFIYK, encoded by the coding sequence ATGGATACTGATTCAAGCTCGTTTGCCAGTATCCTAGCAAATGTCGCCAAGATGCGGCAGAAGGAGGGCGATGAGAATTTGGAGCAAGATAAGGCTGATTCTGCTGTTTTGCCAAAGCCTGAAAGGTCTAAATCCACCTTTGATAGAGTGATAGATGCGCCTTCTCTCCGCCCTGCTCAGAACGAGGCTTCAGTCAGAGTCCGTCCTACAAGAGACTCGTCGCCACAAATTATCATCCGTGGGTCCAATCAAGAGGATAAGCGCGTGGATTCAGCCAAATACACTACGCTTAAGAAGCAGACATTTGGTGCCATTCAAATcaatcaaaatcaaacGGGAAATCCTTTACTCCAATCACTGAAACAGGTAGCGTACGAGTTTAATGCCAAGGTGAAGGATGTGGACTATCTGATTAATTCTCATTGTGTTGTTGTCTTCTTATCGCTTCGTTATCACAAACTCCATCCGGAATACATTtacaacaagatcaaaaAGATCACATATAACGGGAGCAACAGACGGCTTAACCGCATTTTATTGGTCCTTGTTGACGTTGACAACTCAAACGATAGCATTCGTGAGCTGAATAAGCTATGTCTGTTCAATGAGCTCAATCTAGTGCTTGCGTGGTCATTTCAACAATGTGCAGATTATTTGACCTTCTTAAAACAATGCGAGTTAAATGTCGGTAACCAGCTGATTAAAGGAGCCGCAAAAACGGACAGCATTGCTAACGATGCTGATTACTACCAGCGGATTGTGGATATGATGACTAGCATACGATCTATCAACAAAACAGATTCTATCAAACTAATTTCGCGTTTCAAAAGTTTCAAGAACCTGTGCGAGGAGGCGAACGAGTATAATCTGGAAGAGATTTCAGGTATGGGCCACAACAAGATTGAGCGATTACTTAAGGTCATCAATGATCCGTTTATCTATAAATGA
- a CDS encoding putative secreted protein, translating into MRFGKKRRKLDLKVTSNDVPFGRLKHHQLGAQDLTFEDQELAQTYNHRKMQPGTQSPVKETGSLKRISSSRIAQAAELITRYHIEATGSNWNIWRPVWHFILKYEKDTLTTFELFADYFAQEDDFYSHRIPANWRNLDNYKRGMFVELNSIHRKHRFETFYRHVSLSSLFSDLQRLKFENLVVLSLQGLDLTKRNLCLNVLSSMRYLNVSQANVNDQMLKSWSISMKSGNLKNLRCLILNYNNLENVDCILDSPLQYFESDIVVEDPHWRISTDAKLSVLPDGLKLRQIMGEDYCNSQIIMDCKVSSTEGSESLEKLWKSRFQSSNPSGRIFQYIRIADSKPTIPPKRTKLRPKARAKKLDVKTFFDI; encoded by the coding sequence ATGCGATTTGGCAAAAAGCGCAGGAAGCTCGATTTGAAAGTTACAAGCAATGATGTCCCATTTGGAAGACTAAAACACCACCAACTAGGGGCGCAGGATCTTACTTTTGAGGACCAGGAACTGGCTCAAACCTACAACCACAGAAAAATGCAACCTGGTACACAGTCTCCAGTCAAGGAAACTGGATCATTGAAAAGAATTAGCTCTAGTCGAATTGCTCAAGCGGCTGAGCTTATCACACGCTACCACATAGAGGCAACGGGCTCCAATTGGAATATTTGGCGGCCTGTGTGGCATTTCATTCTCAAATACGAAAAAGACACCCTTACTACTtttgagctgtttgcgGACTATTTTGCTCAGGAGGATGACTTTTATAGTCATCGTATACCCGCAAATTGGCGGAATCTTGACAACTACAAACGCGGCATGTTTGTGGAATTGAACTCGATCCATCGCAAACATAGATTTGAGACATTCTACCGGCATGTTTCGTTAAGTTCGCTTTTTTCTGATTTACAACGCTTGAAATTTGAAAACCTGGTTGTGCTATCATTACAAGGTCTTGATTTGACTAAAAGAAATCTTTGTCTGAATGTCCTATCAAGCATGAGATACTTGAACGTCTCTCAAGCAAATGTTAACGACCAGATGCTCAAAAGTTGGAGCATTAGCATGAAAAGCgggaatttgaaaaaccttCGCTGCCTAATCTTGAACTATAATAATCTGGAAAACGTCGATTGCATCTTGGACTCTCCCTTACAATATTTTGAGTCTGATATAGTGGTCGAAGATCCGCATTGGAGAATAAGTACAGACGCCAAGCTATCTGTTCTTCCAGATGGTCTGAAATTACGGCAGATCATGGGCGAAGACTATTGTAACTCTCAGATCATTATGGATTGTAAAGTATCGAGCACTGAAGGTAGCGAGTCGCTCGAGAAACTATGGAAAAGCAGGTTTCAGTCATCAAATCCCAGCGGTCGAATTTTTCAGTATATTCGTATTGCCGACTCCAAGCCCACTATTCCTCCAAAGCGGACCAAGCTTCGTCCAAAAGCGCGCGCAAAAAAACTCGATGTCAAAACGTTTTTTGACATATAG
- a CDS encoding D-arabinono-1,4-lactone oxidase — protein MSNPVLPASLQGRVVPRFIHRTWAKTFYCKPEYYFQPQNIDEIKEIVNCARKNGRTVMTVGSGHSPSNLTMSKDWIVNLDKFNEVVEEKPGPNGMYTDFTVEAGIRIYQLNKILATKGLAIQNLGSISEQSIAGIISTGTHGSSPFHGLVSQQVVDITIVNGVGELVKCSPTENPELFRAACLSLGKIGLIVYVTIRTVPRYQIKSRQEVISFDTLLDRFDSIWTSDEFVRVWWFPYTQRCILWRASKSTEPISKPRPSWYGTRFGRFFYESLLWISVHIMPRLTPYVERFVFSRQYGLTETYGKGDIAVQESVEGLNMDCLFSQYVNEWAAPLTNGPEILRSLAATINEAAKTNDFYVHAPIEVRCSNTTCSNSTAEQDLSSRTTTSPGPIYGNHLRPLLDNTPRLNWVPQENVTNRQLTLYINATMYRPFYTSVPIGKWYATFEETMEAAGGKPHWAKNFIGTDASNFNKDGEMIGFKDKMEEWFGEDLKTFRKVRREVDPEGVFLSGLDWLKMNGIVEEDEIEKIEELKTSKSDIE, from the coding sequence ATGAGCAATCCGGTCCTGCCTGCTAGCCTCCAAGGACGCGTGGTACCAAGGTTTATACACCGCACTTGGGCTAAGACTTTCTACTGCAAGCCGGAATATTACTTCCAGCCCCAAAACATTGAcgaaatcaaagaaatagTCAATTGTGCACGAAAGAATGGACGCACCGTCATGACTGTTGGGTCGGGTCACTCTCCTTCGAACTTAACTATGTCCAAGGACTGGATCGTTAACTTGGATAAATTTAATGAAGTGGTTGAGGAGAAACCTGGGCCTAATGGGATGTATACCGATTTCACTGTGGAGGCCGGAATTCGCATTTATCAGCTGAACAAAATTTTAGCTACCAAAGGTCTTGCAATCCAAAATTTAGGATCTATTAGTGAGCAGTCTATTGCCGGCATTATCTCCACAGGTACTCATGGATCGTCTCCTTTCCACGGATTGGTCTCGCAGCAAGTTGTGGATATTACGATCGTCAATGGAGTTGGCGAACTTGTTAAATGTTCCCCAACTGAAAATCCGGAACTATTCCGTGCTGCCTGCTTGTCacttggaaaaattggcTTGATTGTCTACGTTACCATTCGTACTGTTCCACGCTACCAAATTAAGTCCAGACAGGAAGTGATTTCTTTTGACACTCTGTTGGACAGATTTGATTCTATTTGGACAAGCGACGAATTTGTTAGAGTTTGGTGGTTTCCATACACTCAAAGATGTATTCTATGGAGAGCATCCAAGTCTACCGAGCCAATTTCGAAGCCGCGCCCATCTTGGTACGGAACCAGGTTTGGAAGATTCTTCTACGAGTCTTTGCTTTGGATCTCCGTTCACATCATGCCTCGTCTGACTCCATATGTCGAAAGATTTGTCTTCTCTAGACAGTACGGTCTTACTGAAACCTACGGAAAAGGAGATATTGCTGTTCAGGAATCTGTCGAAGGGTTGAACATGGACTGCTTGTTTTCGCAGTACGTTAACGAGTGGGCCGCTCCTCTTACCAATGGCCCAGAAATTCTTCGCTCCCTAGCTGCCACCATCAACGAGGCTGCAAAAACAAACGATTTTTATGTCCATGCGCCTATTGAGGTGAGATGTTCCAATACTACATGCTCAAATTCCACCGCTGAGCAGGATCTTTCATCCAGAACGACGACATCTCCGGGCCCTATCTACGGAAATCATTTGCGCCCATTGCTTGACAACACTCCTAGACTGAATTGGGTTCCCCAAGAAAATGTTACAAACCGCCAGCTAACCCTTTACATCAACGCTACCATGTATAGGCCATTCTATACCTCTGTTCCTATTGGTAAGTGGTACGCCACTTTTGAAGAAACCATggaagctgctggtggaaagcCACACTGGGCTAAGAATTTTATTGGCACTGATGCAAgcaatttcaacaaggatGGAGAAATGATTGGGTTTAAAGATAAGATGGAGGAGTGGTTCGGAGAAGATCTCAAAACTTTCAGGAAAGTCAGACGTGAGGTGGATCCAGAAGGAGTGTTCTTGAGCGGTCTGGACTGGCTCAAAATGAACGGTATTgtggaagaggacgagatcgaaaagattgaagagctgaaaactTCGAAATCGGATATTGAGTAA
- a CDS encoding Plasma membrane-associated coenzyme Q6 reductase PGA3 — MKDPKNLAATPLHGIYIPTALIIVGICILNYDYLPHTIAILAVFFTVQFTIAWFKKPVLSSTDFQKYELLDKTVISRNSAIYRFKLPNETDTLDIPVGHHLACRFVIDEKEYVRYYTPISNQFDEGFFDLLVKSYPDGTVSRKFASLYPGQLVEFKGPVGRMSYQTNMASHITMIAGGSGITPMLQVIGSIITTPADVTHVKLIYANETENDILLKEELDEFAGKYPNFEVVYLLNKPQKQWEGLTGYVTKELLERELPAPEADKRIFVCGPLEMRQKILEYTEELGWPKGAINSKQDDQVFCF; from the coding sequence ATGAAAGATCCCAAAAACTTGGCTGCAACCCCGTTGCATGGCATATACATACCAACAGCACTAATCATTGTGGGAATCTGCATCTTGAACTATGATTATCTTCCTCACACAATTGCAATCTTAGCGGTGTTTTTCACCGTTCAATTCACCATTGCCTGGTTCAAAAAGCCTGTCTTGAGCAGCACCGATTTCCAAAAGTATGAACTACTAGACAAAACAGTGATATCCAGAAACTCTGCAATTTACAGGTTTAAGCTGCCAAATGAGACCGATACACTAGACATCCCGGTTGGTCACCACTTGGCTTGCAGATTTGTCATTGACGAAAAGGAATACGTGCGCTATTACACACCAATTTCAAACCAGTTTGACGAAGGGTTTTTCGACTTGCTGGTGAAATCCTATCCTGACGGCACAGTGTCGAGGAAATTCGCTAGCCTGTACCctggccagctggtggaattTAAGGGTCCTGTTGGTCGTATGTCGTATCAAACAAACATGGCCAGCCATATCACCATGATTGCCGGAGGATCCGGAATCACTCCTATGTTGCAAGTCATTGGATCTATCATTACCACGCCTGCAGATGTCACTCACGTGAAGCTGATCTATGCCAATGAAACAGAAAATGACATTTTGCTAAAAGAGGAACTTGATGAGTTTGCAGGGAAATACCCAAACTTTGAAGTGGTCTACCTGCTTAATAAACCCCAGAAGCAATGGGAGGGCTTGACAGGCTACGTTACTAAAGAACTTCTCGAAAGAGAGCTCCCTGCCCCAGAAGCAGATAAACGCATATTTGTTTGTGGTCCATTGGAAATGAGACAAAAGATACTTGAGTACACAGAAGAACTCGGATGGCCAAAGGGAGCCATCAATTCCAAGCAAGACGATCAGGTGTTCTGCTTTTGA
- a CDS encoding Oligopeptide transporter 2, whose translation MADPEYKEKDGLSEKTAFLDNSQYKHALYAKLGHADVMSEDASLPDVEYLYEKATEMSTDDGLKILTHVLDDHEGDPNFPEEDYEEIEKLVKGYDESLGVSYQDWDFQVRLHATLNEHHSPYPEVRAVTSPTDDPEIPCETIRAYFLGFLWCIVGTGVNEIFSRRQPSLYISSSVCQMLMYPSGLVLQRILPDWGVTIFGTRHSLNPGPWTYKEQMFATVMFDIAIGGMYVGSNFYVEKLDIFYGNKWITIGYQILISLATQLFGFGFAGVLRKIVIYPVRAVWPTILPTLALNHALLKKDKKEKINGWVITRYKFFFIVFICSFLYMWVPDYLFQALSYFNWMTWIKPDNFNLAVVTGSMLGLGLNPIASFDWNIVGYWLPLAFPFYTYMNMMIGMFIGFFVILGLYYSNYKWTAYLPINDNNIYTNTGELYDVDSVLTNGRLDESKYKSYGPPYLSAGMLVSWGANCALYTFLIPYVLISESKTLIQSSKAIWNDIRTNTNTVLKDPHSRMMAKYKEVPQWLFIVVMLMALVFAIVCVKVYPANTPVWGIFLVLAINLVFVVPLNVIYAVTGYYFTLQVFVELIVGYAIPGNGDALMFLQALGFNITGQAQQYLYDQKIAHYAKVPPRAVFRGQFMGTIFQIIISLVVINWEINHVKDICSPDQSNNFTCPSETSYYSSSVFWGVIGPKRVFNKMYPVLPWCFLIGFLLALICLAIRKYYRRQTKWFEPAVIIGGFLNYAPYNLSYFLPGLYVCFAFNHYIKKRYSGWWEKYNYILASALDAGVAFGGIIIFFAVQYHEKDINWWGNLVSYSGTDASMGQTSLKDPSTAPDGYFGLREQDF comes from the coding sequence ATGGCTGATCCAGAATATAAGGAAAAGGACGGTTTGTCAGAAAAGACAGCTTTCTTGGACAACTCCCAGTACAAGCATGCGCTTTATGCCAAGCTTGGACACGCAGATGTCATGAGTGAGGATGCGTCCTTGCCGGATGTCGAGTATCTTTATGAAAAAGCCACCGAAATGTCGACCGACGACGGTCTCAAGATTCTGACCCATGTCCTCGACGACCACGAAGGTGATCCCAACTTTCCTGAAGAAGACTATgaggagattgaaaaacttgttAAGGGATACGACGAGTCACTTGGAGTGTCCTACCAAGACTGGGATTTCCAAGTGCGGTTGCATGCCACCTTGAACGAGCATCATTCTCCGTATCCCGAAGTCCGTGCTGTCACGTCTCCAACAGATGACCCAGAAATTCCTTGTGAGACCATTCGTGCCTATTTTTTAGGCTTCTTGTGGTGTATCGTGGGCACCGGTGTCAACGAGATCTTTTCTCGTAGACAGCCATCGCTCTACATCTCGTCATCTGTGTGTCAAATGCTGATGTATCCCAGCGGGCTTGTGTTGCAGAGAATCTTGCCAGACTGGGGAGTTACAATTTTTGGTACTAGACACTCACTGAACCCTGGACCTTGGACTTATAAGGAACAGATGTTTGCTACGGTGATGTTTGATATTGCGATTGGCGGTATGTATGTTGGTTCCAACTTTTATGTCGAAAAGCTTGACATATTTTATGGCAATAAGTGGATCACAATCGGTTACCAaattttgatttctctTGCTACCCAGCTATTTGGTTTCGGCTTTGCAGGAGTTTTGAGAAAAATAGTGATTTACCCAGTCAGAGCAGTCTGGCCGACTATTCTGCCCACTCTCGCATTGAATCATGCtttgctgaagaaagacaagaaggaaaaaatcaacgGTTGGGTCATCACTCGTTACAAATTCTTTTTCATTGTCTTTATTTGTTCCTTCCTTTACATGTGGGTTCCAGATTACTTGTTCCAGGCCCTTTCCTACTTCAACTGGATGACTTGGATCAAGCCAGACAATTTCAACCTTGCTGTCGTCACCGGTTCGATGCTGGGGCTTGGCCTGAACCCAATTGCGTCCTTCGATTGGAATATCGTGGGCTACTGGCTGCCACTCGCTTTCCCTTTTTACACCTACATGAACATGATGATTGGCATGTTTATTGGCTTTTTCGTTATTTTGGGACTCTACTACAGCAACTACAAGTGGACAGCATACTTGCCAATCAACGATAACAACATTTACACAAATACTGGAGAACTCTATGACGTTGATAGTGTTCTCACAAATGGAAGACTCGACGAATCGAAATACAAATCGTATGGTCCACCATATCTTTCCGCTGGAATGTTGGTTAGTTGGGGAGCTAATTGTGCACTGTATACATTTCTCATCCCGTATGTTTTAATTTCTGAGAGCAAGACATTGATCCAATCGTCCAAAGCTATCTGGAACGACATTAGgacaaacacaaacacTGTCCTGAAGGACCCACACTCTAGAATGATGGCCAAGTACAAAGAAGTGCCACAATGGCTTTTCATTGTTGTCATGCTTATGGCATTGGTGTTTGCGATTGTCTGTGTCAAAGTTTATCCTGCCAACACCCCTGTTTGGGGAATCTTCCTTGTCTTGGCTATCAATTTGGTCTTTGTCGTTCCTTTAAACGTTATTTACGCAGTCACGGGTTATTATTTCACCTTACAAGTTTTCGTTGAGCTCATCGTGGGATACGCTATTCCCGGGAACGGCGATGCCTTAATGTTTTTACAGGCTCTGGGTTTCAATATCACGGGTCAGGCACAGCAGTATCTTTAcgatcaaaaaattgcgCACTATGCCAAAGTTCCGCCAAGAGCAGTTTTCCGTGGCCAATTCATGGGGACTATTTTCCAAATTATTATTTCGTTGGTGGTCATTAATTGGGAGATTAACCACGTCAAAGACATCTGTTCTCCAGACCAGTCAAACAACTTTACTTGTCCGAGTGAAACGTCTTATTATTCCTCGTCCGTGTTCTGGGGTGTGATCGGACCGAAAAGAGTGTTCAACAAAATGTACCCTGTGCTTCCATGGTGCTTCCTAATCGGATTTTTATTAGCTCTTATCTGCCTAGCTATCAGGAAATACTACCGCAGACAAACTAAGTGGTTTGAGCCAGCTGTTATTATTGGAGGATTCCTCAATTATGCTCCATATAACTTGAGCTACTTCCTTCCTGGCTTGTACGTGTGTTTTGCATTCAACCACTATATCAAAAAACGTTATTCCGGCTGGTGggaaaaatataattatATTCTAGCTTCTGCGCTGGACGCTGGTGTTGCCTTTGGAGGCATCATTATCTTTTTCGCAGTTCAGTATCACGAAAAGGACATTAATTGGTGGGGAAATTTGGTTTCCTACTCTGGAACAGACGCGAGTATGGGACAAACATCTTTAAAAGATCCCTCTACTGCCCCTGATGGGTACTTCGGTCTACGTGAACAAGACTTTTAG
- a CDS encoding Polyamine transport protein, recognizes spermine, putrescine, and spermidine, with translation MASSQSLASGLTEDKYESAAESLNESQRYSANYDAEVSAIPNTTAEQEDTVQEEVDQYVNDTASQQNTLHKEEINDDYEAELDREISRVATNLSRFSSRVLHRSQEESTSAEKSTTEEDEGYDPRTMPWDGPDDPENPFNWPSWKKWAVTMTIAFLCLVITLGSSIYVDAVPEMMAKWGISQTLGLAGLTLYLVGLAFGPAIAAPLSEVFGRKIIYCSTLPISMLFIMGVGLSKNIGQVLVLRFFAGFTASAALAIGGGTVTDIWKPHELGIAMTLFCMAPLCGPVVGPIIGGFVAENKVSTDINKVGGLRWTMWVDLFFAAAVFIPLFLAPETYRPIIMRKRIKKRNLKRKKTMPLAQFLMILVFITLLKPMEMLVVEPIVLVFSIYTAFIFAVLFGFFEAFPVIFRGQYGMSLGISGLPFLGVGLGILIGAATYVYIDKRIFFRRYPDGYIGLRDKNGNNLPPSPESRLLPCKLGAVAMPPALFWLAWTGRHSVHWMAPIAAGVPFGFSLILIFFSILTYFSMSYPPLSVASALAANNFLRYIVSSVFPLFTVQMMENLHIYWGVSVFAFIALALAPVPWLFTKWGPPLREKSKYGFAAEKKEKEAIAAKETEV, from the coding sequence ATGGCATCTTCACAATCACTGGCATCTGGCCTGACCGAGGATAAATATGAGTCTGCGGCTGAATCTTTGAATGAGAGCCAAAGATATTCTGCGAATTACGATGCGGAGGTTTCTGCAATCCCAAATACCACTGCAGAACAAGAGGACACAGTTCAAGAGGAAGTGGATCAGTATGTTAATGATACAGCCTCGCAGCAAAATACTCTCCATAAAGAAGAGATTAATGATGACTATGAAGCTGAACTGGACAGAGAGATAAGCAGAGTGGCCACGAATTTGTCAcgtttttcgagcagaGTGTTACACCGCAGTCAAGAAGAATCTACTAGCGCGGAAAAAAGCACCACCGAAGAGGACGAAGGCTACGATCCTCGTACTATGCCTTGGGATGGGCCTGATGATCCTGAAAATCCTTTTAActggccaagctggaaaaaatggGCAGTCACTATGACCATCGCATTCCTGTGTCTTGTGATCACACTTGGATCCTCCATCTATGTGGACGCTGTGCCAGAAATGATGGCCAAATGGGGCATTTCGCAAACTCTGGGTCTCGCAGGTTTGACGCTTTATTTGGTCGGTTTGGCCTTTGGTCCAGCTATAGCCGCGCCATTGTCCGAGGTGTTTGGCCGTAAGATTATTTACTGTTCGACTCTTCCAATCAGTATGCTTTTCATCATGGGTGTCGgtctttccaaaaacatTGGCCAGGTTTTGGTTCTCCGGTTCTTCGCTGGTTTCACTGCCTCTGCTGCTCTCGCGATTGGTGGAGGTACTGTCACAGATATTTGGAAACCCCACGAACTTGGAATTGCTATGACATTGTTCTGTATGGCCCCATTGTGCGGTCCAGTGGTCGGTCCTATCATTGGTGGCTTTGTTGCTGAGAACAAAGTCTCTACTGATATCAACAAAGTTGGTGGCCTCAGATGGACTATGTGGGTCGATCTGTtctttgctgctgcagttTTCATTCCTCTCTTTCtggctccagaaacatATAGACCTATCATCATGAGAAAGAGAatcaagaagagaaacctcaagcgcaagaagacCATGCCGCTTGCCCAATTCCTCATGATTTTAGTTTTCATCACATTGCTGAAACCAATGGAAATGCTGGTTGTGGAGCCAATTGTGCTGGTGTTTTCCATCTACACTGCTTTTATCTTCGCTGTGCTTTTCGGCTTCTTCGAAGCTTTCCCAGTCATTTTCAGAGGACAGTACGGCATGTCGCTTGGCATCTCTGGTCTCCCATTTTTAGGTGTTGGTCTGGGTATCCTCATTGGTGCCGCCACTTATGTTTACATTGACAAGaggatcttcttcagacGCTACCCAGATGGTTACATCGGCCTCAGAGACAAAAACGGCAACAATTTACCACCATCACCAGAGTCTAGACTTCTGCCATGTAAATTGGGAGCAGTGGCAATGCCTCCAGCTTTGTTCTGGCTCGCATGGACAGGAAGGCACTCTGTTCACTGGATGGCTCCAATTGCTGCCGGTGTGCCATTTGGATTTTCCctgattttgattttcttctcgaTCCTGACCTATTTCAGCATGTCATACCCTCCACTTTCTGTCGCATCGGCCTTGGCTGCCAACAATTTCCTGAGATATATCGTGTCATCGGTTTTCCCACTGTTCACGGTCCAGATGATGGAAAACCTCCACATTTACTGGGGTGTCTCTGTTTTTGCATTCATCGCGCTTGCCTTGGCCCCAGTTCCATGGTTGTTCACCAAGTGGGGTCCTCCTCTTAGAGAGAAGTCTAAATATGGATTCGCTGccgagaaaaaagagaaagaagcaatTGCCGCAAAGGAAACTGAAGTTTAG